From the Roseateles sp. XES5 genome, one window contains:
- a CDS encoding LysR family transcriptional regulator encodes MVRPYLPLNAFRAFEASARHLSFTRAAIELNVTQAAVSHQVKSLEEQIGVVLFKRLPRGLMITAEGESLLPVLRDSFDRMADAVERFRGGHVREILTIGAVGTFAVGWLLPRLAAFRERHPFVEVRLSTNNNRVDLAAEGLDFAIRFGAGAWHGTDAVRLFDAPLSVLAIPVVAHDLKEPADLLGHTLLRSYRRDEWTRWFEAAGLPRTPPPQNAIVFDTSLAMMEAVLQGAGVGLAPPLMFSRLLSSGAVVQPFRTSVTLGSYWLTHLQSRTVTPAMSAFAAWLRATVREEGLA; translated from the coding sequence ATGGTTCGGCCATATCTTCCTCTGAATGCCTTTCGTGCTTTCGAGGCGTCCGCCCGGCATCTGAGCTTCACGCGAGCGGCCATCGAACTGAATGTCACGCAGGCGGCGGTCAGCCATCAGGTGAAGAGCCTGGAGGAGCAGATCGGCGTGGTGCTGTTCAAGCGCCTGCCGCGCGGGCTGATGATCACGGCGGAAGGCGAAAGCCTGTTGCCGGTGCTGCGCGACAGTTTCGACCGCATGGCCGATGCCGTGGAGCGTTTTCGCGGCGGGCATGTGCGGGAAATCCTGACGATCGGTGCCGTCGGAACCTTCGCGGTCGGCTGGCTCCTGCCGCGCCTTGCCGCCTTCCGCGAGCGCCATCCCTTCGTCGAGGTGCGGCTTTCCACCAACAACAACCGCGTCGATCTCGCCGCCGAAGGCCTCGATTTCGCCATCCGCTTCGGTGCCGGCGCCTGGCACGGGACGGATGCGGTCCGCCTCTTCGACGCGCCGCTTTCGGTGCTCGCCATTCCCGTCGTGGCGCACGATCTCAAGGAGCCGGCCGATCTTCTCGGCCATACATTGCTGCGCTCCTATCGCCGCGACGAGTGGACGCGCTGGTTCGAGGCCGCCGGGTTGCCGCGCACGCCGCCGCCGCAGAATGCCATCGTCTTCGATACGTCGCTCGCCATGATGGAAGCGGTGCTGCAGGGCGCAGGCGTCGGCCTCGCTCCGCCGCTGATGTTTTCGCGGCTGCTCTCCTCCGGTGCGGTGGTGCAGCCGTTCCGGACGAGCGTCACGCTCGGCAGCTATTGGTTGACCCACCTGCAATCGCGCACCGTCACCCCGGCCATGTCCGCCTTCGCGGCCTGGCTGAGGGCGACGGTGAGGGAGGAGGGGCTGGCCTGA
- a CDS encoding bifunctional 2-polyprenyl-6-hydroxyphenol methylase/3-demethylubiquinol 3-O-methyltransferase UbiG, whose translation MTYEDMMLSRILGPFRRLFGEAALGTTASDLSPSLVTPSWINPYRSRKRRLRKHIGLTTKVLEIGPLARPIAPKREGYNSYTVDNMDRDGLLAQYAHAHYDPESIEEVDFVWNAGDLADAVSEEHHATFEVIVLSHVLEHLPDPIGFLNSCSRLLKPGGIVTVALPDKRHCFDLFRPVTTTGQWLTAFRQKATAHNDLALFDYATLAVAKHGELSWPDSRHAARDLTFLNMSLESAYARFFADDARRPDGYQDCHASVFTPASFALLAQECEAIGVSSLALEFVSVARGDEFFAHLRLAQRQPISHHDRMQLLALMAKEQSEGFRKIKVARPSLMRTALEGLKCRVRDLISPDA comes from the coding sequence GTGACGTATGAGGATATGATGCTATCGCGTATTTTGGGGCCGTTCCGCAGGCTTTTTGGAGAAGCAGCCCTCGGCACGACAGCATCGGATCTGTCGCCGTCGCTCGTGACGCCCAGCTGGATCAATCCTTACCGAAGCAGAAAGCGCCGCCTTCGCAAGCATATCGGCCTGACCACGAAAGTGCTTGAGATCGGCCCCTTGGCCCGGCCGATCGCGCCGAAGAGAGAGGGTTACAACAGCTATACCGTCGACAACATGGATCGCGATGGCCTGCTGGCACAATATGCTCACGCCCACTACGACCCCGAGAGCATCGAGGAGGTGGATTTCGTCTGGAATGCCGGCGACTTGGCGGATGCCGTCAGCGAAGAGCATCATGCAACGTTCGAGGTCATCGTCCTTAGTCACGTGCTCGAACATTTGCCGGACCCTATCGGCTTCCTCAACAGTTGCAGTCGATTGCTGAAACCGGGTGGCATCGTCACGGTGGCGTTGCCCGACAAACGGCATTGCTTCGATCTCTTCAGGCCGGTCACGACCACCGGGCAATGGCTCACGGCGTTCCGTCAGAAGGCCACGGCCCACAACGATCTTGCGCTCTTCGATTACGCAACCTTGGCAGTCGCCAAGCACGGAGAGTTGAGCTGGCCGGATTCAAGGCATGCGGCGCGCGATCTCACCTTCCTGAACATGAGCCTGGAAAGCGCCTACGCGCGGTTCTTTGCGGATGATGCGCGCCGTCCTGATGGTTATCAGGACTGCCACGCTTCGGTGTTCACACCGGCGAGCTTCGCATTGCTGGCACAGGAATGCGAAGCGATCGGAGTGAGTTCTCTCGCTTTGGAGTTCGTATCGGTTGCCCGGGGGGACGAGTTCTTTGCACATCTTCGTCTCGCGCAGCGGCAACCGATCAGCCATCATGACCGGATGCAGCTTCTGGCGCTGATGGCAAAGGAACAGAGCGAGGGCTTTCGCAAGATCAAGGTGGCGCGCCCGTCATTGATGCGCACGGCCCTTGAAGGGCTGAAATGCCGAGTACGGGATTTGATCTCTCCCGACGCATAA
- the blaOXA gene encoding class D beta-lactamase — MDKRLFAAGALLAASLSSSAQARTICTIVADAASTEIILEEGDCKTRVTPASTFKVPLAVMGYDSGFLENAEEPVLPFMKGYPDWGGDAWRQPTTPKRWMEFSVVWYSQRIAEFLGYEQMRDYAEAFGYGNADMTGDPGKNNGLERAWIASSLKISPREQVEFLRKLVNHELPVSAEAMDAAMEIVERRDIDDGWGVQGKTGMAYSRKADGTFDYGRPWGWYVGWARRDERTVVFVRLLKDEKKQEPRTSLRARDSILKELPGILATE, encoded by the coding sequence ATGGACAAGCGTCTCTTCGCGGCCGGCGCCCTGCTGGCCGCAAGCCTCTCCTCCTCCGCGCAAGCCCGTACCATTTGTACGATCGTCGCCGATGCGGCAAGCACCGAGATCATCCTCGAAGAGGGCGATTGCAAGACCCGCGTGACCCCCGCCTCCACCTTCAAGGTGCCGCTTGCCGTGATGGGCTACGATTCCGGCTTCCTGGAAAATGCCGAGGAGCCCGTGCTGCCCTTCATGAAGGGTTACCCGGACTGGGGCGGCGATGCCTGGCGGCAACCGACGACGCCGAAACGCTGGATGGAATTTTCCGTCGTCTGGTATTCCCAGCGCATCGCCGAATTCCTCGGCTACGAACAGATGCGCGACTATGCGGAAGCCTTCGGCTACGGCAATGCCGACATGACGGGCGATCCCGGCAAGAACAACGGGCTGGAACGCGCCTGGATCGCCTCCTCGCTGAAAATCTCGCCCCGCGAGCAGGTGGAATTCCTCAGGAAACTGGTGAACCACGAACTGCCCGTCTCCGCCGAAGCCATGGATGCCGCCATGGAGATCGTCGAGCGGCGCGACATCGACGACGGCTGGGGCGTGCAAGGCAAGACCGGCATGGCCTATTCCCGCAAGGCGGACGGCACCTTCGACTATGGCAGACCGTGGGGCTGGTATGTCGGCTGGGCGCGCCGCGACGAGCGCACCGTCGTCTTCGTCCGGCTGCTCAAGGACGAGAAGAAACAGGAACCCCGCACAAGCCTGCGCGCCCGCGACAGCATTCTGAAGGAACTGCCGGGCATATTGGCGACGGAGTGA